The sequence CGATTGAGGACTTTCTGCCACGATTTACATCAGCTAAATATTTCAGCCGGCTGGACATTGAGGAGGCCTTCCATCAGGTGGAACTTAAAGAAGAGAGTCGTTACATAACAACTTTTATAACTCATAAAGGTCTTTTCCAATACAAACGGCTGATGTATGGAATCGTCATCGCTCCAGAACTATTCCAACGCATTATGGAGCAAATTCTTAGCCGTTGTGAGAATACTGTAAATTTCATCGATGACATTCTCGTATTCGGAAGCACAGAGAACGAACATGACAAGGCGCTTAAGCTGGTTCTGTCGGTTTTGAATGAACACGGAATTCTGCTGAATCAAGAGAAATGTTTGTTCAAAGTAAACAGCCTTGATTTTCTCGGACATACTATTTCGCCAGATGGTATAAAGCCTTCGAATAGCAAAGTTGAAGCATTGCAGAAATTTCGTATCCCAAATACCACAGAAGTCCGTAGTTTCCTTGGGCTCGTTACCTATGTAGGACGGTTCCTCCCGAATTTGGCGACGATTACGGCTCCTCTTCGTTAATTAATTCGTTCCGGCAGTAAATTCTGTTGTGGTAAGGAACAACAGGAGTCTTTTGCAAAACTGAAGGACCTGATCAGTAATATTCAGCAATTGTATTTTTTCGACAATACTCTCCGTACAAGAGTAATAGCTGATGCGTCTCCAATAGCACTGGGAGCCGTACTGGTTCAATTTGAAGGTCCAACGGATTTCCAGCCTCGCCCTATCGCTTACGCTAGTAAAAGTTTAACGGCCACTGAGCGGAGATATTGCCAAACCGAAAAGGAGGCGTTGGCCTTGGTTTGGTCAGTTGAACGGTTTGCAATATATCTGTATGGAAGGACTTTTGAATTAGAGACGGATCACAAACCGTTAGAAGCGATTTTTCAACCAACATCTCGTCCTTGTGCTCGAGTGGAGAGATGGGTTTTACGCCTTCAGTCATTCTCCTTTGTTATAAAGTACCGCAAAGGATCATCTAACGTGGCCGACCCTCTATCTCGCTTGTCGGTAAATCCAACGCCCGAAACCTTCGATCCGGAGAATAAGTTCATGGTACTGGCGGTAATGGAATCCGCTGCAATCGATGTGCAAGAACTGGAAAACACGACTAATTCGGACGCAATCTTGGGTATTGTTAAACAATGCTTGCGTTCCGGTAATTGGGATAAAGATGAAGCTAAGCCGTTCTTACCCTTCAAGCATGAACTTGGATTTgttggtgatatgctggttcggGGAAATAAGCTCGTTGTGCCGACAGCATTGAAGATGGGGATGCTCGATATCGCTCATGAGGGACACCCGGGAGAATCTGTAATGAAGCGGCGTCTTCGCGATCGTGTTTGGTGGCCAGGCATGGATAATGACGCTGTGTCTCGTGTGAAAGCATGTGAAGGTTGTCGTTTGGTTGGACTACCTAGCAGACCTGAACCGATGAGTCGCCGTCCACTACCGTCTGGACCGTGGATTGATATCGCGATGGATTTCCTCGGTCCGTTGCCTTGTGGTTCATATCTTCTTGTCATCATCGACTACTACAGCCGCTATAAAGAGGTGGAAATAATGTTCAAAATAACGGCCAGGGATACAATTAGTAGGCTTGATCGAATTTTTACTCGCCTGGGATACCCTCGGACAATAACCCTCGACAACGCCAAGCAGTTTGTAAGTACGGATTTAGATTCATACAGCAAGCTTCACGGAATCACATTGAACCATTCAACACCTTATTGGCCGCAAGAAAACGGTCTCGTCGAACGGCAAAATAGATCTCTCGTAAAACGACTGCAGATTAGCGCTGCTCTCGGTAGAGACTGGAAAAAAGACTTACACGATTACCTCATCATGTATTATACAACACCACACTCGATAACCGGAAAAACGCCTACTGAACTTATGTATGGACACACTATTCGATCGAAGCTGCCAGCTATAGAAGATATCGAGACCACTCCACCAAACGCAGATTTCCGTGACCGCGATAAATTGTTAAAAGAGAAAGGAAAGGAAGTAGAGGATACCCGTCGTCGAGCTACTCGATCCTCGATTGATTC comes from Armigeres subalbatus isolate Guangzhou_Male chromosome 2, GZ_Asu_2, whole genome shotgun sequence and encodes:
- the LOC134209139 gene encoding uncharacterized protein K02A2.6-like, coding for MRRANAAILRERHIMPTIEDFLPRFTSAKYFSRLDIEEAFHQVELKEESRYITTFITHKGLFQYKRLMYGIVIAPELFQRIMEQILSRCENTVNFIDDILVFGSTENEHDKALKLVLSVLNEHGILLNQEKCLFKVNSLDFLGHTISPDGSSNVADPLSRLSVNPTPETFDPENKFMVLAVMESAAIDVQELENTTNSDAILGIVKQCLRSGNWDKDEAKPFLPFKHELGFVGDMLVRGNKLVVPTALKMGMLDIAHEGHPGESVMKRRLRDRVWWPGMDNDAVSRVKACEGCRLVGLPSRPEPMSRRPLPSGPWIDIAMDFLGPLPCGSYLLVIIDYYSRYKEVEIMFKITARDTISRLDRIFTRLGYPRTITLDNAKQFVSTDLDSYSKLHGITLNHSTPYWPQENGLVERQNRSLVKRLQISAALGRDWKKDLHDYLIMYYTTPHSITGKTPTELMYGHTIRSKLPAIEDIETTPPNADFRDRDKLLKEKGKEVEDTRRRATRSSIDSGDTVLMQNLLPSSKLSTTFNPKQYTVLSRSGPRVTVEDYQTLKSYDRNVVMELEGSSTGAPGDSSENQENQKQLRASSEEDFHGFELEDDNTARRPIAQYRTVKKPVWINNYLQ